The genomic interval TCTTTGCTTGAGCCCCTCGTCATGGAGCTCTGGCGGATCTCGAACTATGCGGATCTGACCGGGACAGGTGGACTTAGGGCCAGCGGTCGCTGGCACAGCCGCGGGCGGCGGATCGTCTATCTTGCCGACCATCCATCGAGCGCAGTGCTCGAGATGCTGGTCCACATGGACCGCGAGTTTCTGCCCGCGACCTACCATGCTGCGCATTGCGGTTGCGAACGACCTCGAAGCGAACGTTATCGCGCCGAATGATCTGCCATTGGATTGGGCCAATCGGCTCGAGGTGAGCCGCCAGGTTGGCGACAATTGGCTCGATCACGGGACGAGCCCGTTGCTTCGTGTGCCGTCTGCGATCGTGCCGCAGGCCGACAACTTTTTGCTCAATCCAGCGCATCCCGATGCAGCCCAATCGCGATCGCCGAGGTTGTCCGCGCACCGTTCGATCCGCGGCTGATCGGTGGATAGGGAGCTGTCAGCCCTTCCCCAGCGGCTTGGCCGGGTTGCCGCCGACGATCGAATGGGGGGCGACATCGCGGGTCACGACGCTGCCGGCCCCGATCACGGCACCGTCGCCGATGCTGATGCCGGGCAGGATGATGGCACCACCCCCGATCCAGACGTCGTTGCCGATCGTCACCGGGCGGCCGAATTCCAGGCCCTCGCGGCGGGTGGCGGCGTCGCGCGGGTGGTCGGCGGCGTAGATCTGCACCGCCGGACCGATCTGGGTGCGGTCGCCGATCCGGACCGGCATGATGTCCAGGATCACGCAGTTGAAATTCAGAAAGACGTTGTCGCCGAGGAAGATGTTGTAGCCGCAGTCGCAGAAGAACGGTGGCCGCACCACCGCGCTCTTGCCGACATGGCCGAAATGCTCGGACAGCAGCACGTGCCGCTCCGCCGCCGGCAGCGCGCCCGAGGCGTTGTAGCGGACGATCCAGGCCTTGTTGGCGGCCTCGTCGGCGGCGAGCTCCGGGCTGCCGGGACGATACAGCTCGCCCGCCAGCATCTTCTCCTTCTCGGTCCGGTTCATCGCAGCGTGCCGAGCTTGGGGAACGCGCCGTGGTCGGCGGCGAGCGCCGCGCGGGCGCGGGCGGAATCGTCGTCCATCTGCCGGATCAGCGCCTCGATGCTCTCGAACTTCTCCTCGTCGCGGATGAAGGCGATGAAGGCGACGTCGAGCGTTTCGCCGTACAGCGGTTCGTTGAAATCGAACACGAACACTTCGAGCAGCGGCGCGCCGTTGTCGAAGGTCGGGCGGCGGCCAAAATTCGCCACTGCATCATAGTGCTTACCGCCGCGGCCGACCCGCACCGCATAGATGCCGTGCTTCAGGCTGCACTCCGGATCGAGCCTGATATTGGCGGTCGGATAGCCGAGGTCGCGGCCGCGCTTGTCGCCATGGATCACCTCGCCGGTGACGAACCATGGCCCGCCCAGCATCTCGGTGGCGGCAGCGATGTGGCCCTCCTCCAGGCATTTGCGGATGGCGCTCGACGACACCGGATGGTCACCGAAATCGACATGCGGTTGGACGTCGACTTCGATCCCGAGCGACGGCGCTTCGGCGACCAGCATCGACGGCGAGCCGCCACGGCCCTTGCCGAAGTGGAAATCGTAGCCGATCGCGATGCCCTGCACGCCGAGCCGGCCAATCAGCTCGTGCTGGATGAAGTCGTGCGCCGTGGTCGAAGCCCGCCGCGCGTCGAAGCTGAGGATCACCGCGCCGTCGAGCCCGGTGCCCGCGAGCAGCCGCAGCTTGGCGGTCTCGTCGGTGAGCCGAAATTGGGGGACGTCGGGGCTGAAGAACTTGCGCGGGTGCGGCTCGAACGTCACCGCCAGGGCCGGCGCCTTCTTGATCCGCGCCATGTCGAGGCAGGCGCCAATCACGGCACGATGGCCGCGGTGGACGCCGTCGAAATTGCCCATCGCCACCACCGCGCCCTTGGGGATCACGGCCGTCGGCGTATCGTCGCGGATTACGGCAAAGCCTGTCATTTGGGATTCAGTTCATCGCGTTCAGGAGGGACCCGGACCGTGACGCGGAGCCGCGCGCGGTGTCAAGCCATCGTGCGGCCTGGGACACCTTCGGGAAGGTCTGAAGCGAGGTGCCGAGGGCTCAGCCGCCGCGCAGCGGCGGGACTTCGAGCTGGTCGCGGCGGCAGGCGCGGCGGTCGATTTCCTCGCAGGCCCGGAATTGCAGATCCTTGCTCATGCAGATCCGCACCTCGCTGAGCCGCTTGCGGTCGCACATCACCGCAATCGCCGAATTCGACAGACCCGGATTGACCTTGATGAAGGCGGCCTCGACCTCGTCGGCGGTGACGGTGCGCGGCTCCTTGGCGTCGATGAAGTCGGGCGGAATCCGGACCGCGGCGCGGGCCTTGC from Rhodopseudomonas palustris carries:
- a CDS encoding bifunctional riboflavin kinase/FAD synthetase: MTGFAVIRDDTPTAVIPKGAVVAMGNFDGVHRGHRAVIGACLDMARIKKAPALAVTFEPHPRKFFSPDVPQFRLTDETAKLRLLAGTGLDGAVILSFDARRASTTAHDFIQHELIGRLGVQGIAIGYDFHFGKGRGGSPSMLVAEAPSLGIEVDVQPHVDFGDHPVSSSAIRKCLEEGHIAAATEMLGGPWFVTGEVIHGDKRGRDLGYPTANIRLDPECSLKHGIYAVRVGRGGKHYDAVANFGRRPTFDNGAPLLEVFVFDFNEPLYGETLDVAFIAFIRDEEKFESIEALIRQMDDDSARARAALAADHGAFPKLGTLR
- a CDS encoding RES family NAD+ phosphorylase translates to MLRIAVANDLEANVIAPNDLPLDWANRLEVSRQVGDNWLDHGTSPLLRVPSAIVPQADNFLLNPAHPDAAQSRSPRLSAHRSIRG
- a CDS encoding sugar O-acetyltransferase; translated protein: MNRTEKEKMLAGELYRPGSPELAADEAANKAWIVRYNASGALPAAERHVLLSEHFGHVGKSAVVRPPFFCDCGYNIFLGDNVFLNFNCVILDIMPVRIGDRTQIGPAVQIYAADHPRDAATRREGLEFGRPVTIGNDVWIGGGAIILPGISIGDGAVIGAGSVVTRDVAPHSIVGGNPAKPLGKG
- a CDS encoding RES family NAD+ phosphorylase codes for the protein MELWRISNYADLTGTGGLRASGRWHSRGRRIVYLADHPSSAVLEMLVHMDREFLPATYHAAHCGCERPRSERYRAE